A single window of Thalassomonas viridans DNA harbors:
- the tyrR gene encoding transcriptional regulator TyrR, which yields MRLEIGCKDRVGIAQEVLGIFVEREIDLRGIELKHSGKIFVNIPDLDFSELQSFMPELRLIDGVQDVKTTPFMPSERERNELATLIKTFPDPFVSIDSKGNIRVVNDVAVSIMGASQKELIGEHISQWLKGFNFNRWLESDDVLAQTRRMKFLDEDFVADILPIHVWDETGANVLAGAVLILKSEARLGQQISAFKQPSESVFAGIQATSMAMRKVIREAKRMVMLDSAMLLVGETGTGKELLAKACHEASERADKPFMTLNCATLPDDAAESELFGTGVPGQENSKRGLLELADGGTLFLDEVGEMSPKLQTKLLRVIQNGSFRRVDDESEVTIDIHFISSTSKDLLQLVAEGEFREDLYYRLNVLGLNLPPLRERRSDIIPLAEFFVAQSGQRVGKYRLMLDDDCRDFIEHYPWPGNVRQLENVLIRAVSVIEEDVITTAHLQLPAYTREYGYLEQEFEGTLEAAVKEYEADILRKLYPAYPSTRQLAKKLGLSHTAVANKLREYDINKKTLKM from the coding sequence TCTCCGAATTACAGTCTTTTATGCCGGAACTAAGGTTAATTGACGGCGTGCAGGATGTTAAGACTACGCCTTTTATGCCGTCGGAGCGTGAGCGCAATGAACTGGCCACCCTGATCAAAACCTTTCCCGATCCTTTTGTTTCCATCGACTCCAAAGGTAATATCCGGGTAGTCAATGATGTCGCCGTCTCTATTATGGGGGCCTCCCAGAAAGAGCTTATCGGTGAGCATATCAGCCAGTGGCTTAAAGGATTTAATTTTAACCGCTGGCTTGAAAGCGACGATGTGCTGGCGCAGACCCGGCGCATGAAATTTCTTGATGAAGACTTTGTCGCCGATATTTTGCCTATCCATGTCTGGGATGAAACCGGCGCCAATGTGCTTGCCGGTGCGGTATTGATTTTAAAATCAGAGGCCAGGTTAGGGCAGCAGATCAGCGCCTTCAAGCAGCCGAGTGAAAGTGTTTTTGCCGGTATTCAGGCTACCAGCATGGCGATGCGCAAAGTGATCCGCGAAGCCAAGCGTATGGTGATGCTCGATTCCGCCATGTTGCTGGTGGGGGAAACCGGTACCGGGAAAGAGTTGCTGGCCAAAGCCTGCCACGAAGCCAGCGAGCGTGCAGACAAACCTTTTATGACCCTGAACTGTGCCACCTTACCCGATGATGCCGCCGAGTCGGAGCTGTTCGGTACCGGCGTGCCCGGGCAGGAAAACAGCAAACGCGGCCTGTTGGAACTTGCCGACGGCGGCACCCTGTTCCTCGATGAAGTCGGGGAAATGTCCCCCAAGCTGCAAACCAAATTACTCAGGGTGATCCAAAACGGCAGTTTCCGCCGGGTGGACGATGAAAGCGAAGTTACTATCGATATCCATTTTATCAGCTCTACCAGCAAAGATTTGTTGCAGCTGGTGGCTGAAGGAGAGTTCCGCGAAGACCTCTATTACCGGCTTAATGTCCTGGGCCTGAATCTGCCGCCGCTGCGGGAGAGGCGCAGCGATATTATTCCGCTGGCGGAATTTTTTGTCGCCCAGTCGGGGCAAAGGGTGGGCAAATACCGGCTGATGCTGGACGATGATTGCCGTGATTTCATTGAACATTACCCCTGGCCGGGTAATGTCCGCCAGCTGGAAAATGTCCTGATCCGCGCTGTCTCTGTGATCGAAGAAGATGTGATCACAACAGCACACCTGCAGCTGCCGGCCTATACCCGGGAGTACGGCTACCTGGAGCAGGAATTTGAAGGTACCCTTGAAGCCGCAGTGAAAGAATATGAGGCGGATATCTTAAGAAAGCTTTATCCCGCTTATCCAAGCACCCGACAGCTGGCGAAAAAGCTCGGCCTGAGTCATACCGCAGTCGCCAATAAACTGCGCGAATACGATATCAACAAGAAAACCCTTAAGATGTAA